The segment tgaaaaacaaatatagtatgTTTTGTGCGATGTTTAGTATTTTTGGAAATGTTTCCAAAGTTTTTGACAATCAAGATTTTTGTGTAAATTTTGCTAAGTTTATTTAATGCATATAAAACTTACTATGAGatgcaagaaagaaaaaacaaatctcaATGAGTAAAGCACATAGGGGGGGATTTTGCTTTATTGATAGAAACATTTGATTCACAAATTTGCAAGGTATATTTCGTGGTATGTTACACACTATAATTCATATGTTTTTACACACACAATATATCAATCCAAATTATTACATTTTCTATGTAGTTTAAATTAATCTCCAAATTTTGGTTGGTCCATCGCGGATGCACacgactcttttttttttctttcagtgtGCTGACACCAACCATTGTAAGATCCGTAGATAACTTGTTTTTATAGGATCTGTAGATAATTGCAAAATTGATCGCTCGATTTCTATTCAAGGCCGTGACGGTATACGGTGGGCACAAGCACGAGAGGTGTCTTGCGGTGACAGACAagcctcccttcttcctccatgCACACATTGTCCGGCGTCGTCCCCTCCGGGAGTGACCACTGGAAGGCGAAGAGCAGATTGGCGAGCGTAAATTCAACattggccatggccatggccatgccTGGGCATATCCGCCGCCCAGTGCCAAATGGCATCAGCTCAGGATGGTCCCCCTTGAAGTCTATCTCGTTTGCCTCGAACCTCTCAGGGTTGAACTCCTCCGGCTCATCGGGCCAGCTCGCCGGATCTCTACCGATCGCCCATGCATTGACGTAGATCCGCGTCTTGGCCGGCACATCATACCCGCTGATCTGAATGTGCCGCATGGTCTCTCTTGGTAGTAGCAGCGGGGTGGGCGGGTGCAGCCGCAGGGTCTCCTTCACGACCTTCCTAAGGTAGCTGAGCTTCGTAATGTCATCAGGTTGCACCCTCCCGTTTACACGCACCGCGGCCCTGATCTCCGCCTGCACCTTCTTCAGCACCCGCGGCTTCCGGGCCAGCTCCGACATTGCCCACAATATCGTCGCTGCGTTCGTGTCAATACCAGCAACGAAAGTCGACTGCACATCATAAGGTGATTAATAttatcaaatactccctccgtttcataatgtaagtcattctagtatttctcacattcatattgatattgatattaatgaatctagaagTATATACGTACTAGCTATACCTTAGATAAcgcttttcttttgtttaagAATGCCTATATTCATGCATGAACTGTACGTATAAGTGTCGAATTAATTTCTATATACTATAGCCTTGACATTTccgtttgaaaatataaaaagtcCTTGCTTTATGGAaagttaatattattttttttactaatagttaaacaaaaaaaatatatgtatagtgtTATGAATGTACTAGTATCTaaaaataagttatattttaaaatattttttatgttaaatttaaaattattgacAATATATTATGAAAAGGAAAACTAATAATCAAAGTAAAATGTTGGAGCTCGTGTGAAAACCTAATAcgccttatattttaaaatggaagGGGTAACATACAAAGATTATGGCCTTGACGTTGTCCTTGGTGAAGCTGAATGTGCCACGAGGCTCGTTCTTCTTCCAGTGGCCGATGAGGACGTcgacgaggtcgccgccgttctccggcggcgcgcggttAGGGTCCAGGTGCTGCTCGATCACCATCTCGAAGAAGGAGTCGAGCTGCCGGAAGATCCgctcgcggcgggcggcgaagcCGGTGAGGCGGTCGAcgaggcggccgacggcggcggggagctggAGGTCCTCGGCGGAGGACCCTTCGCCGGAGAGCATCTCCATGACGTCGTCGAGCACGTGCTGGAAGTTCTTGTTCTGGGAGAACTTGTCGCTGCCGTAGATGTTGCCGAACGCCACCGTGCCGATGATCCCGTCGGAGAGGCTCAGGATGTGCTCGTCCAACGCCAACGGCTTTCCCTCCGCACGGCGTAGAGTGCTTAAGAGTTTCTCCACCTAATTATGAAGTAGTAAAATATGTGAGATTTGCTCTGGTCTAGCGAAGAGATATCTCGAGGTACTGGTACCTAACAGCACTAAATCGTTTCTAATCGTTGGATCTACCTAAACAGGATGGGCATTATTAGATCCAACGATCAAAAttgatttggtaccgtgaagTACTGATGCCTCATATTAATATCTTAATACATATCAAACTTACATGACATATATAAAAGATAGCTGAACTAAGAAACCATCCTCTAGATAAAACCATACAACAGTAATGGATGAAATCGAATTTCACAACCGGTTTTGTTACACTCACCTGCTCATGACGTGCGTACCAAGCAGCCTTAACGCGGCGCGCGCTGAGCAGCTCGACCATGAGAAGC is part of the Oryza glaberrima chromosome 12, OglaRS2, whole genome shotgun sequence genome and harbors:
- the LOC127757956 gene encoding 4-hydroxyphenylacetaldehyde oxime monooxygenase-like, with amino-acid sequence MAISLITSLLFSLPQQWQPVVLTGLLPVIVSLLLLARKGRLKMPPGPEQVPLLRNLHQLAGPQPHRALRDLARVHGPVMRLRLGKASAVVLTSAEAAWEALRGHDLDCCTRPVSAGTRRVTYGMKNVAFAPYGAYWREVRKLLMVELLSARRVKAAWYARHEQVEKLLSTLRRAEGKPLALDEHILSLSDGIIGTVAFGNIYGSDKFSQNKNFQHVLDDVMEMLSGEGSSAEDLQLPAAVGRLVDRLTGFAARRERIFRQLDSFFEMVIEQHLDPNRAPPENGGDLVDVLIGHWKKNEPRGTFSFTKDNVKAIIFSTFVAGIDTNAATILWAMSELARKPRVLKKVQAEIRAAVRVNGRVQPDDITKLSYLRKVVKETLRLHPPTPLLLPRETMRHIQISGYDVPAKTRIYVNAWAIGRDPASWPDEPEEFNPERFEANEIDFKGDHPELMPFGTGRRICPGMAMAMANVEFTLANLLFAFQWSLPEGTTPDNVCMEEEGRLVCHRKTPLVLVPTVYRHGLE